One genomic region from Augochlora pura isolate Apur16 chromosome 7, APUR_v2.2.1, whole genome shotgun sequence encodes:
- the Dbp73d gene encoding putative ATP-dependent RNA helicase Dbp73D, producing the protein MNLFVINRYEGEQENENKNEKKHLSDLLKRIEERKLQRAAENASEVKKSKKKQKLENDNLQPEPEQNDSIDKSSKQNDAEQLETEIEDQQKKSKKKKKKKRDVEENEINDSQDKGMENESIGNQINEASQEQSSTQQKDFVILGAKAKKKKLEVKRVLPDWLANPEVISMDLNSGPSLEEFNTVLDTKLVEILRSNGVEKLFPVQSSVLSWLLKCNEDMKLGWWLRDTCVSAPTGSGKTLAYILPVVQILQSRLVPKIRCLIVLPSQELAAQVYKVAVTYTSHTNLNVALLSGAASFQQEQNSILKKTCREEYISAVDIVVATPGRLIDHVLKTPGFSLTDLRFLVIDEADRSADWLEHLPEHHHVPRFNLYNLHNCKIPAQKLLFSATLSQDPEKLNRLGLFQPILFTSVLVSDKDEDVNLDKEVGDFIGRYTIPEELTELAVECAAEYKPVAVYEVLLRSDAVPKTLIFTNSGDTAHRLTVLLQSFLLEKSIKIGELSAQLMPKQREAVLEKFTSGDIQVLVSSDALARGVDVPDVQLVVSYDLPKHIKGYIHRSGRTGRAGKHGTAVSILTAKQVGLFKHMLSNAHKTVPDIEKLELDSTVNAIGYSDHIEKLKQELDKEKQTNLQRMKATKRIHSVIAE; encoded by the exons atgaatttattcgtaataaacag ATATGAGGGTGAACaagagaatgaaaataaaaatgaaaagaaacatttatcaGATTTGTTGAAGCGAATAGAGGAGCGTAAGCTACAAAGGGCTGCTGAAAATGCTTCAGAGGTCAAGAAATctaagaaaaaacaaaaattagaaaatgacAACCTTCAACCAGAACCTGAGCAAAATGATTCTATTGACAAAAGCAGTAAACAGAATGATGCTGAACAACTTGAAACAGAGATTGAGGATCAGCAGAAGAAGtccaaaaagaagaaaaagaagaaacgtgATGTTGaagagaatgaaattaatgatagTCAGGACAAAGGTATGGAGAATGAAAGTATAGGCAATCAAATTAATGAAGCATCTCAAGAACAGTCATCAACACAGCAAAAAGACTTTGTTATTCTGGGTGCAAAGgctaagaaaaagaaattggaaGTGAAAAGAGTATTGCCAGACTGGCTAGCGAATCCAGAAGTAATATCAATGGATTTAAATAGTGGACCAAGTTTAGAGGAATTTAATACTGTCTTAGATACTAAGCTAGTTGAAATTTTGAGGAGCAATGGcgttgagaaattatttccagTTCAATCATCTGTGCTTTCATGGCTGTTAAAATGTAATGAAGACATGAAACTGGGATGGTGGTTGCGCGATACATGTGTATCTGCTCCTACTGGCAGcg gTAAAACTCTAGCATATATTTTACCAGTTGTACAAATATTACAATCCCGATTGGTGCCAAAGATACGTTGCTTGATTGTTCTACCATCCCAAGAATTAGCTGCCCAAGTTTACAAAGTGGCAGTTACATATACCTCCCATACAAATTTGAATGTTGCTCTGCTTTCTGGTGCAGCATCCTTTCAGCAGGAACAGAATAGTATTCTTAAGAAAA cctGCAGAGAGGAATACATATCTGCAGTAGACATAGTTGTTGCTACACCTGGGCGTCTAATAGATCATGTATTAAAGACACCAGGATTCTCCTTGACTGATCTCAGATTTCTCGTTATTGACGAGGCAGACAGGTCTGCAGATTGGCTGGAACATCTTCCAGAACACCATCATGTTCCAAGATTTAATCTATACAATCTGCATAACTG CAAGATTCCAGcccaaaaattattatttagtgcCACACTATCTCAGGatccagaaaaattgaatcgtTTAGGTCTCTTTCAGCCAATTCTGTTCACATCTGTCTTAGTATCCGACAAAGACGAGGATGTAAATCTGGACAAGGAAGTCGGTGACTTCATAGGCCGATACACGATCCCTGAAGAGCTAACGGAGCTTGCAGTAGAGTGTGCTGCAGAGTACAAGCCAGTGGCAGTGTATGAAGTTCTACTTAGAAGCGACGCAGTCCCGAAAActcttatttttacaaattctgGGGACACGGCACACCGACTGACAGTCTTACTTCAGTCATTTCTATTAGAGAAAAGCATAAAAATCGGAGAGCTTTCCGCACAGCTGATGCCAAAACAACGAGAAGCTGTGCTTGAAAAATTTACCAGCGGGGATATTCAAGT GCTCGTGAGCTCTGATGCCCTAGCAAGAGGCGTGGACGTTCCAGACGTGCAATTGGTTGTGTCTTATGATCTTCCTAAGCACATCAAGGGCTACATTCATAGATCGGGGCGAACGGGGCGTGCAGGCAAGCACGGGACAGCAGTATCAATTCTGACAGCGAAACAAGTGGGACTTTTTAAGCACATGTTGAGCAACGCTCATAAGACGGTGCCGGACATTGAGAAATTGGAACTAGACTCTACTGTGAACGCAATAGGCTACTCGGATCAcatagagaaattaaaacagGAGCTGGATAAGGAAAAACAGACTAATCTACAACGCATGAAAGCTACTAAGCGTATCCACTCCGTAATAGCGGAGTGA
- the Fidipidine gene encoding coiled-coil domain-containing protein 93 isoform X2, translated as MTWCIESCNFDVDIDLLFRENLTIGQKISLTEKIVAMLPKMNCPYRIEPHQIQGLDCIHIFPVIQWLVKRSLETREEMADFVRSFALNQFHKKHSFVEDAGIGTVAQENLIKNIQLIRKSYEPRRLFKHKNGSIKDESTRFLGTVLEYEAPIYYSTKAPGSPTAAAADDSKDIDAREELKEKENTEKLAGNLSAIEESSARLSVAAVGNIVGIQAQEIAKVAEKYATMTTSEIQDQTSTSSSAVTALQKQKTVLQNRVRKLAKDKDDLTAQIAELTAKINESRGKRQAIERSLKKAEEMGINEQDSVYKHLEELLLVHDGLKEQEHNFREQCKSDLNILRGKLQDIESGTSEEEEDRLKEYEDQKEAVTKARLQLAKKNRAIASLTRQLDDVPGRSELTQYQRRFMELYNQVSAKHKETKQYYTLYNTLDDTKLYLSKELSLLNSIQDNYNDAMASTSGKEQFLKQFDAIVAGVKRNKAKVEKRCADEKYRRDALSRILASLIEQQRKYVAAVRQLTIECRKNEALLAQLRDSYSRG; from the exons ATGACCTGGTGCATAGAATCCTGCAACTTTGATGTAGACATTGACCTTCTGTTTCGTGAAAATTTAACTATAGgacaaaaaat tTCTCTGACTGAAAAAATTGTAGCCATGCTGCCCAAAATGAATTGTCCATACCGAATAGAGCCGCATCAGATTCAAGGCTTAGACTGTATCCACATTTTTCCTGTTATTCAG TGGTTAGTTAAACGTTCGCTCGAAACCAGAGAAGAAATGGCAGACTTCGTTCGATCGTTCGCGCTCAATCAGTTCCACAAGAAGCATTCGTTTGTTGAAGATGCTGGCATTGGAACGGTTGCTCAAGAAAATCTGATAAAGAATATTCAGTTGATTAGA AAATCATACGAACCACGACGACTTTTCAAACACAAAAACGGTTCTATCAAAGATGAATCCACCAGGTTTCTTGGCACAGTTTTAGAGTATGAAGCACCTATATACTATTCTACGAAAGCACCCGGATCGCCAACAGCAGCAGCCGCGGATGATAGTAAAGATATTGATGCAAGAGAAGAATTGAAAGAGAAA gagAACACAGAAAAATTGGCAGGGAATCTATCTGCCATTGAGGAAAGTTCG GCTCGTTTAAGTGTTGCAGCTGTAGGCAACATCGTTGGAATTCAGGCTCAGGAAATCGCTAAAGTTGCTGAGAAGTATGCGACAATGACGACCTCCGAGATTCAG GATCAGACTTCGACGAGTTCTTCAGCAGTCACTGCACTACAGAAACAAAAAACCGTACTACAAAATCGGGTGCGAAAATTAGCAAAGGATAAGGATGATTTAACTGCACAAATTGCAGAGTTAACTGCGAAAATCAACGAATCGCGTGGAAAACGACAAGCCATTGAGCGTTCTCTAAAAAAGGCGGAGGAAATGGGTATCAACGAACAAGATAg CGTTTACAAACATTTGGAGGAATTGTTGTTAGTGCATGACGGCTTAAAGGAACAGGAACACAATTTCCGTGAGCAGTGCAAATCTGATTTGAATATCTTGCGTGGAAAATTGCAAGACATTGAAAGTGGCACCtccgaggaggaggaagacCGTTTGAAAGAGTATGAAGACCAAAAAGAAGCAGTAACAAAAGCAAGATTACAACTAGCCAAAAAGAATAGAGCCATTGCTTCATTAACTAGGCAACTGGATGACGTCCCTGGTCGCTCTGAGCTCACGCAGTACCAAAGACGCTTTATGGAACTTTATAATCAAG TTTCAGCCAAGCATAAGGAAACGAAACAGTATTATACCTTGTACAATACTCTCGACGATACAAAACTCTATTTGAGCAAAGAATTGTCGTTGTTAAACTCTATTCAAGATAATTATAACGA TGCAATGGCGTCAACGAGTGGAAAGGAACAATTTTTGAAGCAATTCGATGCAATTGTCGCTGGCGTGAAACGCAACAAAgcaaaa GTGGAGAAACGGTGTGCAGATGAAAAATACAGAAGGGATGCACTTAGTCGTATTCTTGCATCTTTGATAGAACAGCAGCGGAAATACGTGGCTGCAGTTAGGCAACTGACTATTGAATGTCGCAAGAATGAGGCCTTACTCGCACAACTGCGTG ATTCGTATTCACGAGGATAA
- the Fidipidine gene encoding coiled-coil domain-containing protein 93 isoform X1 gives MLNDVPKRILKSSESTEADVREDEEQAKKFQEIIDLLLAAGYFRARIKGLSNFDKVIGGMTWCIESCNFDVDIDLLFRENLTIGQKISLTEKIVAMLPKMNCPYRIEPHQIQGLDCIHIFPVIQWLVKRSLETREEMADFVRSFALNQFHKKHSFVEDAGIGTVAQENLIKNIQLIRKSYEPRRLFKHKNGSIKDESTRFLGTVLEYEAPIYYSTKAPGSPTAAAADDSKDIDAREELKEKENTEKLAGNLSAIEESSARLSVAAVGNIVGIQAQEIAKVAEKYATMTTSEIQDQTSTSSSAVTALQKQKTVLQNRVRKLAKDKDDLTAQIAELTAKINESRGKRQAIERSLKKAEEMGINEQDSVYKHLEELLLVHDGLKEQEHNFREQCKSDLNILRGKLQDIESGTSEEEEDRLKEYEDQKEAVTKARLQLAKKNRAIASLTRQLDDVPGRSELTQYQRRFMELYNQVSAKHKETKQYYTLYNTLDDTKLYLSKELSLLNSIQDNYNDAMASTSGKEQFLKQFDAIVAGVKRNKAKVEKRCADEKYRRDALSRILASLIEQQRKYVAAVRQLTIECRKNEALLAQLRDSYSRG, from the exons ATGCTAAACGATGTACCGAAAAGGATACTGAAAAGCTCCGAATCAACCGAG GCAGATGTCCGCGAAGATGAAGAACAAGCAAAGAAGTTTCAAGAAATCATCGATTTACTTTTGGCTGCGGGATACTTTCGAGCCAGAATCAAAGGTTTATCGAACTTCGATAAG gtAATCGGCGGGATGACCTGGTGCATAGAATCCTGCAACTTTGATGTAGACATTGACCTTCTGTTTCGTGAAAATTTAACTATAGgacaaaaaat tTCTCTGACTGAAAAAATTGTAGCCATGCTGCCCAAAATGAATTGTCCATACCGAATAGAGCCGCATCAGATTCAAGGCTTAGACTGTATCCACATTTTTCCTGTTATTCAG TGGTTAGTTAAACGTTCGCTCGAAACCAGAGAAGAAATGGCAGACTTCGTTCGATCGTTCGCGCTCAATCAGTTCCACAAGAAGCATTCGTTTGTTGAAGATGCTGGCATTGGAACGGTTGCTCAAGAAAATCTGATAAAGAATATTCAGTTGATTAGA AAATCATACGAACCACGACGACTTTTCAAACACAAAAACGGTTCTATCAAAGATGAATCCACCAGGTTTCTTGGCACAGTTTTAGAGTATGAAGCACCTATATACTATTCTACGAAAGCACCCGGATCGCCAACAGCAGCAGCCGCGGATGATAGTAAAGATATTGATGCAAGAGAAGAATTGAAAGAGAAA gagAACACAGAAAAATTGGCAGGGAATCTATCTGCCATTGAGGAAAGTTCG GCTCGTTTAAGTGTTGCAGCTGTAGGCAACATCGTTGGAATTCAGGCTCAGGAAATCGCTAAAGTTGCTGAGAAGTATGCGACAATGACGACCTCCGAGATTCAG GATCAGACTTCGACGAGTTCTTCAGCAGTCACTGCACTACAGAAACAAAAAACCGTACTACAAAATCGGGTGCGAAAATTAGCAAAGGATAAGGATGATTTAACTGCACAAATTGCAGAGTTAACTGCGAAAATCAACGAATCGCGTGGAAAACGACAAGCCATTGAGCGTTCTCTAAAAAAGGCGGAGGAAATGGGTATCAACGAACAAGATAg CGTTTACAAACATTTGGAGGAATTGTTGTTAGTGCATGACGGCTTAAAGGAACAGGAACACAATTTCCGTGAGCAGTGCAAATCTGATTTGAATATCTTGCGTGGAAAATTGCAAGACATTGAAAGTGGCACCtccgaggaggaggaagacCGTTTGAAAGAGTATGAAGACCAAAAAGAAGCAGTAACAAAAGCAAGATTACAACTAGCCAAAAAGAATAGAGCCATTGCTTCATTAACTAGGCAACTGGATGACGTCCCTGGTCGCTCTGAGCTCACGCAGTACCAAAGACGCTTTATGGAACTTTATAATCAAG TTTCAGCCAAGCATAAGGAAACGAAACAGTATTATACCTTGTACAATACTCTCGACGATACAAAACTCTATTTGAGCAAAGAATTGTCGTTGTTAAACTCTATTCAAGATAATTATAACGA TGCAATGGCGTCAACGAGTGGAAAGGAACAATTTTTGAAGCAATTCGATGCAATTGTCGCTGGCGTGAAACGCAACAAAgcaaaa GTGGAGAAACGGTGTGCAGATGAAAAATACAGAAGGGATGCACTTAGTCGTATTCTTGCATCTTTGATAGAACAGCAGCGGAAATACGTGGCTGCAGTTAGGCAACTGACTATTGAATGTCGCAAGAATGAGGCCTTACTCGCACAACTGCGTG ATTCGTATTCACGAGGATAA